Below is a genomic region from Lates calcarifer isolate ASB-BC8 unplaced genomic scaffold, TLL_Latcal_v3 _unitig_1725_quiver_1374, whole genome shotgun sequence.
tccaggtcaacaccttggacTCTTTGGTTCTCCAGACGTTTCTGATCGGCTCTGTGGTGTACTGGGTTTGTTCTGACCCAGCTCTCTCTGGGTCGTCCTGACTCTGATCTGagaccagatgaaggattttagtcgtcagacgtctggatcttcaggcatcagagaaacaagctgaacaaacagctgctgtccaTGTCCTGATCCTCAGAGAAACATCAGTTCAGAACCTGAACCTGTTTGACTCAGTTTGTTCAGAGATGATTCATGAGggagaacagaagagaaaacTATGTTGTGCTGATCAAATTTATTTCCTATAACAAACGTCtggtttcattaaaaacaaactggagcTCAGAAACAAGTTAATGAGTTAGTGAGAGTTACTGTGAGTAACTGAGAGTTTCCTCGGCAGCAGCAGGACGACGACGATGAAGTAAAACATGAGCAGTTTCCCACTGAGTCACAGGTTCTCCAGGATTTCTTAAAGCAAACATGATGAAACAAAAGAaggaaactgacacacacacacacacacacacacacacacacacaccctccttcAGTCAACACAGAAATCAGTGTGAAACTCAGgattaaatattaacatcatCGAAACACAAGGAgacaaaatcagacattttctctgtcaaacaggaagaagagacaaaatcaaacacatttgaagaagagaaaaatgattcTACGacacaataaaatcaaacacaaacatctgaatgaaacgataaatataaaataaaataataaatgaaaatgatgtaaAGACAACagagtttaatttaaaaaaatctaattgaaCTAAAACTGTAGCTGCTGCCAGAAAAACTCATATCATTAAATTTTTATCTCCTTCATTAACACCAAACCTCCTGATGCTGTGTTCAGGTTCAAACACATCTGTTCACATCTGGGTTGAACTCCACTCAGCGACTCAGATGAAGTGGGAAACTCATATTTACGATCCTCTGACAGGACATGAACGCAGCATTATTTTGatcaaaacttttattttagtttgtgttgagtttcattttccaaacagccacacagctggagagtaactaagtacatttactcaatgACTGTACTCCATTACTTTAACAGCCTCAGTTACAGGTTTACACATGATGAgtaataaacactgaaatatctgaCTGTCTGTGAAGTAATCAACAGGAAAATTCTGCTGAAGCATCAGTGACTCAGGAGTAACGACGTAAAAATAATAGATTACATCAGGATCAAGTACTCTCCGCAGACTGTATTCAAAGTACTTCCTCCTGTTAATACACGAGTATCATTTTCAgcagtacttttacttactaataaagtatttttagatttcagtactgttacttttacttaagtaactAAAGTATCCGTTACATCCTGTAACGACCACAGCCCATGAAGCATCAcactggttctggttctggttttaCAGCCTTTAACGGATCCGGATCTTTCCACCTCAGTTCTAAAGAACATTTAAACTCTCCTGACGTAAAGGTGCGAAGTCACGTGATTTGCCGACAGCAGGTGAGACCCCTGCAGGTTTCCGTGTGTCTGATCCTCGCGCCGTTGGATCGTTGCGCAACAACGTTCACAAGCTTCGTCACTTCGGGAATTATCGGCATGACTCCTCCGCGGTGACTCGGTAAAGTTGCACTGATCCTCCGTCAATGGAAAACCCCGCAGGAGACAGTGCGGATAAAAAGACCAAACTACCGCAAATGGAAGCTGAAGATTTTCACGAGTTTCCCTGCGGACAGACAccgagacagagagacacacagccGCCCTGAACATGAACACCCTGACAGGTAAGACCAGACTTTACTCTCTCTGAAACTCAGTGTGCATGTGATGAGGAGAGGCGGATAAAATCAGCAGAAATATGAACGGAGTTTGGTGGAGGAGACTAAAGTCCAAACTTTAtcagtcacatttttaaaaatcgaCTTTTCTGTCAAATATAAACCTGAGATCAGCTGATGAGACCTgcacacctcctccacctcagctccacCGGGACTCACCTGAAACTGAGGATGTATGAGGGGTGATTAGTGCCAGCAGCCGGAGTACAGGGGGTGTGTTTGTACGAGCACTGGACTTTAACATAGAGACTGTTCATGTAACCCTGCTCATACTCTCAgttttcctctagcgccaccatcaggtcacattttaatttgtccagtacgTTGGTTTAAGACTAATTACCTGCAGAACTAAAGATATTCTCATCAGCTTCAGCTGCTAATCAGCTagtattagcatgctaacaagctaaatTTAGAATGCAAAACAGCAATTAGCTCAAAGCAACATCTTCCATTTACGTCAGAATTCAGGACTGGGAGTGACGTCACCTGCGGcaaatgcttttatttacagttaataaataatttacccACGCTGAATTCTGTACAAACTGTTggtaaacatgaataaatacaggTGGATTTTTCACTTGAAACTATAAAGTTTTCTTTATAATGAATTGTCACTAAAAATCATTAACAATTAAAGTTTTTAGTTATGACTTAAAAAATTAATCATatagtttttaattttgtcacttttttatttatttcatcacatttcacattaaatattttctggCAGTATTGAGCCTCCATACACTGACCTGTATTTTTCCCTCCAGCCGTTGCTCTGCTGCACTGCTTCCTGTTTGCAGTTCTGGTTCGATCTGCTCCCGTTGGCCCGGCGTCTGAACCTCCCGCGGCGTTCAGGGAGGCGGCCGAGCGAGCGAAGACGCTGGTGGAGAAAATCCTGAGAGACCTCCCCGCCGTGCACGCTGCCACTGTCACCACAGAGGTAAACAAAGCATCTGATTGGCTTGTTTAGCtgggctctgattggctgtttctttttcttcttcgtGTGTTAATAACTCTCTTCCTGTCCTCTTCAGGGTTTGACCCTTGACCCCTCCACAGAGACCACAAACCTGCAGCTAATGGTGACCTCACTGGGCATCCCTGCTGCCCCGGTCCTCAAACCGCTGTCCGAGCGCTTCACACTGGTGAGTCCTGTTCTGGTTCTCAGGGAGGTCCTTTAAATGGTCCCATGTGACGCCCAGTGATGTAATAATGTTTGTGTCGCCCCCTGCAGGACATGTGTGTGAGTCGTATGATGGCAGGCGGTCAGTTGTACCAGGGGCTGCTGGGAGTTTTGTCTGAGCGCCTGAGCGGACTGAAGGACCTGCGAGCAGACCTCAGAGACCTGCTGACACACATCAATAAGGTAACACGcacacacctgacacctgaAGTGACATCACTGTTCAGGTTGGCTGTGATTGGTTGctcacatgtctgtctgtgtttaagatGAAGGTGGCGGCTCAGGTCAGCAGCGACAGTCCGGATCAGAATCAGAGGCTTGATCTGGCCTCCCGTCTCCACGGCAACTACGAGGTCCAGGTAGGGGTTCACCTGACGCTGACGCAGCTCCGCTCCTTCTGTCACGACCTGATCCGCAGCCTAAGAGCCATCGCCACCTACAGGCCCCGCTCTGCAGGTACACGCTAAGCCACGCCCACCGGGAAAAATAACAGTGACTTCAATGGAGCTAGAGAGAAGGTCTGTCTGCTGAGGGAGTCTGCAGTGCCTCATGGGAGAAACTTTATTGATCATCCATCAGTTATTGacaatcaaacaaaataatGCTGAATCGAGCAGAATagacaaaactaaaacacaaacaattcaGATATTTACACAGAGTGTTCAGGAAACCTCGGCCACTCTGTCTCAGTAACTCCGACATTCTGGGGTTGAAACACTGGACATGACGACGCTCAGAGGGTCAGAAGGAAAACACGGAACAAGTCCAAACAGAGGACGCCAAGACCACAGCGTTTCAAACCCCGACTCCTCTGTGATCAGTTTATCTGAGGTCCTGGATCTTTGTATGTCGTGGCACGTCAGCCTCGTATGTCAGCCGGAGGATCAAAGCTCTGCCTCGTATCTTTCAGAAAACAACCAGCAGGAATGTGAACGCAGCCGGAGCACGACCGCCTTTAAAAACCTTCCAGGAATGAAGAGAGATGCAGGTCTGAACCTGCTCTGAACACACTCCTCCACTCCTGCTTTCTCCTCACATCTACGATCACTGAGTTTCTGCAGAACGCTGCAGCTTTACGCTCAAATTCTGCAGCTTCCTCAGAAGTCAGTGAAAGAAAAGTCCTGAAGCTGCAGCTCCATGCAgaaaaaacaactgacagatGGTGAAATTGCTTCTGaacattttctgcagtttttctctaaatgtttatttattaatcagaTCAGATCTCTGCTCACATTGTTAAAGAATTAACGAACCTGTTGGatgtttcagcagctgcaggttatttatgattttatttattgctaATATTTATTCTATATTTATGGTGACATATTTATTGCTTGTCTTGTGTGAATGGTTTGATTTTGGACGTCTTTGCGAAGCAGTTTGTCAATCTGTGGGTCGTGGCCTCGTGTGTGGCCACAGCAGGCTTAAACATTAATACTGATTTGATATATTTTCCATATCAAAGTATGGTGAGGTCAGAGGATAATGGGGGAAGTAATGTTGAAAGTTGAaagctaactgattggtttcatagTATAGTTGAGTATCGTCTGCATAACGATGGAAGTGTATGGGGTGATTCCTGACATGAATAGAACTGGTCCAAGCTACAGAGCTAACGTTACCTGGTGACCAAAACAGCATCATAAcgtaacaaacatttagataaacgtCACCGTATGACTGAACACTCTGTATGTTCAGTAACTGACAGTAATGTTCATTTTACCTGGAGTTCAGTGAACAGAGCTggatggttgtcatggagacggGAGCTCAGATCAGAGGTTGTTGGACCTGAGTTAACTTTGTTTAGCAGAGGATACAGTGGGTGAGCCGAGGCTTCAGCCATGGTGACAGGATTAGTGTTTTGGAATGGAACGATGCAGCTCCCCCTGGTGGTGATTCAGAATAAATCACTACAGGACTTTGTGTTGGttagacagatagacagagaaGTCACTCTGAAGATATTAACGATTATtctgatgatggaaattcactacgattgtgaatgttttttatcACGATGGGCGATAAAACCATCCGTTTGtgagtttttatgttgttttatctcAAACAGACATGTTTCgatgtgaaactgaaactttcaGTTGAAGTAACCCCATGGGTGAACTGATTTCtactttatttatctttatgaagaaacagatgtttgttttttacttttgtacACCTTCTTCCTAATCACAGAGAAGCATTTTTGAATGTAGTCTGTTattcacagtgatttttttaaacttaatcAGGACTCTTCGTTCATGTGGTTTGATTTCCATAATAAAAAGTTTTACTGTCACTTTAATTTTTCAGTTCAAatctactttttatttttaccactCCTTGTGGCTCTggtttcacattaaaatcttTGCATGGAggtttttattgtgaaacagcccgcagtgtttcttcttcttctgtttttactgcattttatgGAACAGATAAAATCAAGCAAATGGTTCATTTAAAAGTTTgtcacagatttatttatttgaatgtggactggcagaggtcagaggtcactcagtacagaaacaaacatcagattttgtttagtttttatcatGGAAAAGCTTCCAACAGCTGATTCTTAATAATCTGAACGTGTTTTTATCACTTCTGTTAAAACAactcacatttcctgtttgtctcctcagctgtttctgctctgacaataaaaactgtcacagctgtTCGTTTATGTGAAggaaaacagatgtttttgttccagttttctttttgttttagtttttgtgatgtcacagcacaGGCTCCGCCTCCACTGGTGGGCGAGGCTAATTGGAGCATcacaggaggtggaggtggggctTAATGCTTCCTCCCAGATACAATgacgagagagagggagataaaactGACGATGTGTTCAGGTGCTTCTTACAGAGGCAAAGAAAGTCTGCTAACAGTTTCATTAGCTGCTGAACATTAAATGTTGCTGAATTTAtagcaattaaatgttttattttgaaaatcatgtctggatttgttttatttttggccaaaaacataatttttatcCAGATTCACAAATTCAGccagaaaatgttatttttgctCATCAAACCTTCTCTTTCTTGGATCACATGACTGACACGAAGCAGCCTGATTGGACAGATGTTTCCATTCAGTGTCAATTGATTATTATCAAATATAATTTTAGATTCAAAAATtacactttttatattttaaaaaagaaatacataaaatctaaaattgCACATCCTGGATCTGTAGAATTTCAATCACAGTTTTTCACACTGAAGTATTAATCTGCTGataaagtcaaaatattttaGCCTTTCTTTGCCTCCATACATCACGTATGTTTCTGTGCAAAGCCTCAGTTTCAGGCTTCATGAGGAGCACCTGAACCCACCTTGACACAAGTCTCTGGTGTGCAGTGGATTGAAGAACCAAATGACGTCTTTTAAACTCAGATTTATTTGCTATAAAAATTATGGTGGCtccaaagaacaaaacaaaacaaaaaaggagaaacatgCAATGGTCATTActtatttttgtcagtgaataTTTTCCATCACAGGAATTGAACGCTGCAGCAAATCCAAactcaaaaaacagaaacattacgactccagattttaaaaaaaaccagAGTAAAAGGTAAAAATTTATTAATTTGTTGCTGGTTTTGTCCTTAAGAGCCACCgtacaaaaaatgtcataatttaatgttttcatttcagatttcagCTTCGGTTGAGACTCCAGGACCTGGTTTTCATCTTCTGCTCTCAAACTTTCAAGGACATCATGTTTACAGTTGCTGTTTTCCAGGACTTTTCTGTACTTTCCAGGTTTTCCAG
It encodes:
- the LOC108890296 gene encoding granulocyte colony-stimulating factor-like — translated: MNTLTAVALLHCFLFAVLVRSAPVGPASEPPAAFREAAERAKTLVEKILRDLPAVHAATVTTEGLTLDPSTETTNLQLMVTSLGIPAAPVLKPLSERFTLDMCVSRMMAGGQLYQGLLGVLSERLSGLKDLRADLRDLLTHINKMKVAAQVSSDSPDQNQRLDLASRLHGNYEVQVGVHLTLTQLRSFCHDLIRSLRAIATYRPRSAGTR